The following are encoded together in the Mycolicibacterium arabiense genome:
- a CDS encoding cation:proton antiporter, with protein MAGFGFHTLALLVVIGMVGPLLTAVPRLAIPVIIGELVAGMLVGRTGFDVVDTTDPTFKLLADIGFALVMFVVGTHVPVRDSTLRAGVGKAALRAVAVGVVAAVLGVAMAYVFGTGHALLYAVLMASSSAAVALPIIDALKLNGPPVLSVKAQIAIADAACIVALPLAIAPGRALQAALGALAIAVCTVAIFFVLRHFEHNGTRKKVREYSKRHELALELRLSLILLFALSALALRTHVSVMLAGFALGLVVNGIGEPKRLARQLLGITEGFFGPLFFVWLGASLQVRELGEHPEFIGLGVALGIGAVIAHGTGRLLGQPLPLAALSAAQLGVPVAAATLGTEEGLLSPGEPAALILGALITITVTSVAGSVARRRQPAAAQ; from the coding sequence ATGGCCGGCTTCGGGTTCCACACGCTGGCCCTGCTGGTGGTCATCGGCATGGTGGGCCCACTGCTCACCGCGGTGCCACGGCTGGCCATACCCGTCATCATCGGCGAGCTGGTGGCGGGAATGCTCGTCGGCCGCACCGGTTTCGACGTCGTCGACACCACCGATCCGACGTTCAAGCTGCTGGCGGACATCGGCTTCGCGCTGGTCATGTTCGTCGTCGGAACCCATGTGCCCGTCCGGGACTCGACGCTTCGCGCGGGCGTCGGCAAGGCCGCCCTGCGCGCCGTCGCCGTCGGCGTGGTCGCAGCGGTGCTCGGGGTGGCGATGGCCTACGTCTTCGGCACCGGCCATGCCCTGCTGTACGCGGTGCTGATGGCATCCTCGTCGGCTGCCGTCGCGCTGCCCATCATCGACGCGTTGAAGCTCAACGGGCCCCCCGTGTTGTCGGTCAAGGCGCAGATCGCCATCGCCGACGCCGCGTGCATCGTGGCGCTGCCGTTGGCGATCGCCCCCGGCCGGGCGCTGCAGGCGGCGTTGGGGGCACTGGCCATCGCGGTGTGCACGGTCGCGATCTTCTTCGTACTGCGACACTTCGAACACAACGGCACTCGCAAGAAGGTGCGCGAGTACTCGAAGCGCCACGAGCTGGCACTCGAGTTGCGGCTCAGCCTGATCCTGCTCTTCGCCCTGTCGGCCCTGGCCCTGCGCACCCACGTATCGGTCATGCTGGCGGGCTTCGCACTCGGGCTCGTCGTGAACGGCATCGGCGAGCCTAAACGGCTGGCGCGGCAACTGCTCGGCATCACCGAGGGCTTCTTCGGACCGCTGTTCTTCGTCTGGCTGGGCGCCTCGCTGCAGGTGCGCGAACTCGGCGAACATCCGGAGTTCATCGGACTCGGGGTGGCGCTGGGTATCGGTGCGGTGATCGCACACGGCACGGGACGTCTACTGGGCCAACCACTTCCGCTGGCGGCGTTGTCCGCAGCGCAGCTCGGCGTACCCGTCGCCGCCGCCACACTGGGCACCGAGGAGGGCCTGCTCAGCCCCGGTGAGCCGGCGGCACTCATCCTCGGCGCCCTCATCACCATCACCGTCACGTCGGTTGCCGGCAGCGTGGCCAGGCGCCGTCAGCCCGCTGCCGCCCAGTAG